AATCCGTCCTAACGATTGGCGCAGTGTTGTTGGAGAAACCATTTACGTTGCATTTGTCCCGCAGAAAGTGGTGGGAATAGTAGAGACAATGAAGTCACCTTGGCGGTTTTGGTACGCTTACGATATGACGGTAATAAGTTCGGTTAGAGAACATTATGAAGAAAGCATCATAGTAGTAAAAGCTAAGCCTGGCCAAAGAGATATCGCAATGGAAGAAGTTCAAGCCTTAATGCTTAAAAAGCCTGGCCGTCAACTTGATGCCTTTAAATCCTTCGAGCAAATAAAAACGGAAAACTTACAAGCTGATTATGCGGTGAGCCAAACGCTAAAAGCGGTGATCGCAGCTCTGGCGTGTGTAACTATGCTGGGTATATTTGGTCAGGCAAGATATACAGTCTATAAACGTCGTAAGCAAATCGGTACTCGTCGTGCACTTGGAGCAACTCAGGCCGATATTCTACGTTACTTTATGATTGAAAATGCGGTGGTGTCTTTATTTGGCATTACACTGGGTATAATCATCGCAATCACTGCGAATATTTATTTGGTTAACTACTTTGGGCTTACTAGTGTACCCGGTGATTATTTGATTGCAGGTGCGATAGTAATGCTGCTCGCAGGTCAGTTGGCGGTTACTTACCCTGCTATGGT
This sequence is a window from Pseudoalteromonas piscicida. Protein-coding genes within it:
- a CDS encoding ABC transporter permease; translation: MRDLLPILKTLNKNKASPLLLVLQIALTFTILVNAIYMMVLKEQELVQPTGLAESQLFSFRTNLDGSDEEKNAALDTDLADIRALASVESASTITSLPLINWGRSLNVALTPEKEARITHAGYYGSDDTIVDTLGLRVVAGRNLQHNDVVHTYFDGHTESASVLISQDLAHKIRPNDWRSVVGETIYVAFVPQKVVGIVETMKSPWRFWYAYDMTVISSVREHYEESIIVVKAKPGQRDIAMEEVQALMLKKPGRQLDAFKSFEQIKTENLQADYAVSQTLKAVIAALACVTMLGIFGQARYTVYKRRKQIGTRRALGATQADILRYFMIENAVVSLFGITLGIIIAITANIYLVNYFGLTSVPGDYLIAGAIVMLLAGQLAVTYPAMVAARVSPAIATRTA